The DNA sequence ACCAACGATTTGACCGTGACATGCAGGTGCAGTCATTGAAACATGGCGGAAAGATTCCCGCTTATGGACATTGGAAATATGCACCTCAATAACTGGTGTTCCAATCGCCTCAATCGCATCATGCAAAGCGATGCTCGTATGTGTATAAGCAGCCGGGTTGAAGATGATTCCGGCATACTCTCCGTCTGCCGCATGCAGTCTGTCAACAAGATCTCCTTCATGATTGGACTGAAAAGCATCAAGATGATACCCTGACTTTTCAACAAAACTAGCCAAATCTCTTTCCAGTTCTTCCAATGTAAAAGACCCATATATATTTTTGTCACGTTTGCCGAGCATATTAATATTCGGTCCGTTCAGAAGCAGTAATTTCTTCATTTATCTCATCCTCACCCACGAATTAGACGCTATATAGTGTATCATATCATACAATGAAGTTTACATTCTTCTGCTCGTCCGACTATTGGTGACTGTATCCTCATAATCATATGAAATGGAGAATCCAACAAACACACCGAAAAGAATATATAGGCATGCTGAAGTGACAAGTGTCTCTTTTGTCAAGGCTCCAAAATGAGGGAGACTGCGAATTACAGGAAGGGCGATAATGAAGACCACTGCCCAGATCAAAAGACCATAAATCGTTCCGATCCACATACTAGATAGCTTTCTGAACAATACGAAATAAACGAGTGCAACGAATATGGATAGAATGCCGGCCAAGAAAATTGCAAGTAACCCACCCTGCCACCTGCTCGCCCACCCTGTTTTTAGCCAAGGATTTACGAGTATGGCCCGCGGAGCAAATTGCATAAATTTGAAATAAGCTAGAACCGTACCAATCATCGTCCAGAGGATTCCACCGATAAATCCGGTCAGTATAGACCTTTTGCAGACACTTAATGCTGTTTCATTATTTTGACTGTTCATTTACAACACCTCAGTACTTATTATGCCTGTTCAGTTTATACTGATACGTTGAATTTATTGCTGGAATCGAATATTCAAGCTAAGATTTGGAAATGAATAATTGTAGAGGCTAAACTTAAGTAAAAATAGATTGACCATTTCCATTTAAGTTTTTTAGAAATGGTGGATGAAATTTTCAGGATAAGTGGTATACAATAACTATAAGAAAAGATTGTTCCGCCACCCTG is a window from the Aciduricibacillus chroicocephali genome containing:
- a CDS encoding YqhR family membrane protein translates to MNSQNNETALSVCKRSILTGFIGGILWTMIGTVLAYFKFMQFAPRAILVNPWLKTGWASRWQGGLLAIFLAGILSIFVALVYFVLFRKLSSMWIGTIYGLLIWAVVFIIALPVIRSLPHFGALTKETLVTSACLYILFGVFVGFSISYDYEDTVTNSRTSRRM
- the aroQ gene encoding type II 3-dehydroquinate dehydratase; amino-acid sequence: MKKLLLLNGPNINMLGKRDKNIYGSFTLEELERDLASFVEKSGYHLDAFQSNHEGDLVDRLHAADGEYAGIIFNPAAYTHTSIALHDAIEAIGTPVIEVHISNVHKRESFRHVSMTAPACHGQIVGLGKQGYMLAASAFINNF